The Candidatus Arthromitus sp. SFB-mouse-Japan genome includes a region encoding these proteins:
- the fliF gene encoding flagellar basal-body MS-ring/collar protein FliF yields the protein MGKLKEILKKVKDFIEKLSSKTKKIIITAFIILVLFLSFFLVYSNVTKYGLLYSDLDPADSKYIHEQLVDMGLDVKIRGKSIYVLRDRVDELRLTFSPELKGGSKGFELLDKSSGFGYTDEEFLIQKQRIVQGELERTIRNFSQVKDSRVHISPSKTSVFMTEKDPAKASVYLKLNPGESLSREQVKSIIHLVSAAWNNLPFENVEVVDARMNLLSLGIYDGSNEVNFTGNLDTQMNLERKFEHELESRILSIIEPVLGYDKVRVRVNAELDFDSKKKTEIIVDDNKVPISEHLIKENNGTSSNAGGGPIDNNMSNVEEDNSSDRSSREESITNYELSKQESTIIYAPGEIKRITASFVYDGNITQDMRDNIESLINGVIGFNAERGDSISVVGMEFNGLKQEISQIKRRSIVPIIVSVVALIVILFLIKIFKKNKDSVPASKNENLPQSISDAKEMIQQNVEENIKKNGIEDTNPENKMLEDAIKNYAINKPSQVVEIIKSWMMEDTR from the coding sequence ATGGGGAAATTAAAAGAAATACTTAAAAAAGTTAAAGATTTTATAGAAAAGCTTTCTTCTAAAACAAAAAAGATAATAATTACTGCATTTATAATTTTAGTTTTGTTCCTTTCTTTTTTCTTAGTGTACTCTAATGTTACTAAGTATGGACTTTTATATTCAGATTTGGATCCTGCAGATAGCAAGTATATACATGAACAATTAGTAGATATGGGTTTAGATGTTAAAATAAGAGGGAAGTCGATTTATGTATTAAGAGATAGGGTTGATGAATTAAGACTTACTTTTTCTCCAGAGTTGAAAGGTGGTAGTAAAGGATTTGAACTTTTAGATAAGAGCAGCGGATTTGGATATACAGATGAGGAATTTTTAATACAAAAACAGAGAATTGTACAAGGAGAACTTGAGAGAACCATAAGAAATTTTTCTCAGGTTAAAGACTCACGAGTTCATATTTCGCCATCTAAGACTAGTGTTTTTATGACTGAGAAAGATCCTGCTAAAGCATCTGTTTATTTAAAGTTAAATCCTGGAGAATCTTTATCAAGAGAGCAAGTTAAATCCATAATTCACCTAGTATCAGCAGCTTGGAATAATTTACCTTTTGAGAATGTAGAGGTAGTAGATGCAAGGATGAATTTATTATCTTTAGGAATATATGATGGAAGTAATGAAGTGAATTTTACAGGGAATTTAGATACTCAAATGAATTTAGAGAGGAAATTTGAACATGAACTTGAGAGTAGAATTTTATCTATAATTGAGCCAGTACTTGGATATGATAAGGTTAGAGTTCGTGTTAATGCAGAATTAGATTTTGATTCAAAAAAGAAAACTGAAATAATAGTAGATGATAATAAGGTTCCTATAAGTGAACATCTCATAAAAGAAAATAATGGGACTTCTTCAAACGCTGGAGGTGGACCTATTGATAATAATATGTCAAATGTTGAAGAAGATAATTCTTCTGATAGGTCAAGTAGAGAAGAGAGTATAACCAATTATGAACTTTCTAAACAGGAATCGACTATTATATATGCTCCAGGCGAGATAAAAAGGATTACAGCATCTTTTGTATATGATGGAAATATAACTCAAGATATGAGAGATAATATAGAGAGCTTAATTAATGGAGTTATTGGTTTTAATGCTGAAAGAGGGGATTCAATTTCAGTAGTTGGAATGGAATTTAATGGACTTAAACAAGAAATTTCTCAGATAAAGAGAAGAAGTATTGTTCCTATAATAGTTTCAGTTGTTGCATTAATAGTCATTTTATTTTTAATAAAGATATTTAAGAAGAATAAGGATTCAGTGCCTGCATCCAAAAATGAGAATTTACCACAATCGATTTCAGATGCTAAAGAGATGATACAACAAAATGTTGAAGAAAATATTAAGAAAAATGGTATAGAAGATACAAATCCAGAGAATAAAATGCTTGAAGATGCTATTAAGAATTATGCAATAAATAAACCAAGCCAAGTAGTTGAAATTATAAAATCTTGGATGATGGAAGATACAAGATAA
- the feoB gene encoding ferrous iron transport protein B: MGLTNISSKKEFMKDIFNTDNESRSIVCLVGNPNTGKSSIFNSLTGMHQHTGNWSGKTVVNAYGEYIHAGNEYGIIDLPGIYSILSYSQEEEVAREFICFGKYDVLVLVCDMTSLERNLNIFFQMLEINNRIIICLNLYDEAKKKDIHVDVDKMEKMLGVPIVITSTKENIGLDKLKDRINDVIKGKYTFKTLDTEYDDEVENNVSEILDKMDDSINFLNKRWIALRLIDSDISFFEFMYKYLNENDIDYIENFKSNFDSYKVEENRERIIGSVYKRCKKVKEKCVKELGDKYTRDRKIDDIVTSKKYGIPIMFILLGLVLFITISLSNVPSSLLSSMFNFLEGKLSIFIMNLGFPIWIHDMLVYGLFRVTGWVISVMLPPMAIFFPMFTFLEDLGYLPRVAFNMDHLFKKSGCHGKQCLTMCMGFGCNCAGIIGTRIIESKRERLIAIITNNFVPCNGRFPTMIVLSTIFFSSTTSLFFNSIITTLVVTIIVLIGIGVTFLVSYILSKTLLKGEPSSFTLELPPYRRPRIRTILYTSLIDRTIFVLGRAIMIAAPFGIIIWILANIFINDVSIINHIINFLNPLGKLIGLDGAILSSFFLGIPANEIVMPILLMSYLSTGSLIDFETANSLGMILRDNGWTIITAINMMLFSLLHFPCSTALWTIKKETGSNKWTFLAFLIPTCVAFIVCFFVNIFFNIIFKVL, translated from the coding sequence ATGGGACTTACTAATATATCTTCGAAGAAGGAATTTATGAAAGATATTTTTAACACAGATAATGAATCAAGAAGTATTGTATGTTTAGTTGGAAATCCAAATACGGGGAAAAGTAGTATATTTAATTCTTTAACAGGTATGCATCAACATACGGGGAATTGGTCGGGTAAAACTGTTGTAAATGCATATGGAGAATATATTCATGCGGGAAATGAGTATGGTATTATAGATCTTCCAGGTATATATTCAATACTTTCGTATTCTCAAGAAGAAGAAGTTGCTCGTGAATTTATATGTTTTGGGAAATATGATGTTTTAGTTTTAGTCTGTGATATGACTTCTCTTGAGAGGAACTTAAATATATTTTTTCAAATGCTTGAAATTAATAATAGGATAATCATATGTTTAAATCTCTATGATGAGGCAAAAAAGAAGGATATACATGTAGATGTTGATAAGATGGAAAAAATGCTCGGAGTTCCAATTGTAATAACATCTACGAAAGAGAATATAGGACTTGATAAACTTAAAGATAGGATAAATGATGTTATAAAAGGAAAGTATACTTTTAAAACTTTAGATACAGAATATGATGATGAAGTTGAGAATAATGTTAGCGAAATTTTAGATAAAATGGATGATTCTATAAATTTTTTAAATAAAAGGTGGATTGCTCTTAGACTTATAGATAGCGATATTAGTTTTTTTGAATTTATGTATAAATATTTGAATGAAAATGATATAGATTATATAGAAAATTTTAAAAGCAATTTTGATAGCTATAAAGTAGAGGAAAATAGAGAGAGAATAATTGGTAGTGTATACAAAAGATGCAAGAAAGTAAAGGAAAAGTGTGTAAAAGAATTAGGAGATAAGTATACAAGGGATAGAAAAATTGATGATATAGTAACCTCAAAGAAATATGGTATCCCTATAATGTTTATACTTTTAGGATTGGTATTATTTATAACAATTAGTTTATCAAATGTTCCATCCTCTTTATTATCGAGTATGTTTAATTTTTTAGAAGGTAAATTATCTATATTTATTATGAATTTAGGATTTCCGATATGGATACATGACATGTTAGTTTATGGACTTTTTAGAGTGACTGGATGGGTTATATCTGTAATGTTACCTCCTATGGCAATATTTTTTCCTATGTTTACTTTTTTAGAAGATTTAGGGTACTTACCTAGAGTTGCATTTAATATGGATCATTTATTTAAAAAATCGGGATGTCATGGAAAACAATGTTTGACTATGTGTATGGGATTTGGATGTAATTGTGCAGGTATTATTGGGACTAGAATAATAGAATCCAAGAGAGAGAGATTAATAGCTATAATTACAAATAATTTTGTACCATGTAATGGAAGATTCCCTACCATGATAGTATTATCCACAATATTTTTTTCATCTACAACGAGTTTATTTTTTAACTCTATAATTACTACATTGGTTGTAACTATTATCGTTCTTATAGGAATTGGTGTTACTTTTTTAGTATCTTATATTTTATCTAAGACATTATTAAAAGGTGAACCATCATCATTTACATTGGAACTTCCACCATACAGGAGGCCTAGGATAAGAACTATATTATACACCTCACTAATTGATAGGACAATTTTTGTATTAGGTAGAGCTATAATGATTGCAGCGCCATTTGGGATTATAATATGGATACTTGCAAATATTTTTATAAATGACGTAAGTATAATAAACCATATAATAAATTTTCTTAATCCTTTAGGTAAATTAATAGGTCTTGATGGAGCGATATTGTCATCATTCTTTTTAGGAATACCAGCAAATGAAATTGTTATGCCTATTTTACTTATGAGTTATTTGTCTACGGGATCTTTAATTGATTTTGAAACAGCAAATTCTCTTGGAATGATTTTAAGAGATAATGGGTGGACTATAATAACAGCGATAAATATGATGTTATTTTCTCTTTTGCATTTTCCTTGTTCTACTGCTTTATGGACTATAAAGAAGGAAACTGGTAGTAATAAGTGGACATTTTTGGCTTTTTTAATTCCAACTTGTGTAGCATTTATAGTTTGTTTTTTTGTGAATATATTTTTTAATATTATTTTTAAAGTGTTGTAG
- a CDS encoding FeoA family protein, with protein sequence MKSICEFNVGDFIEIHHIDLLKYQKERILSMGFTKGTVIEVLRFGYKRGLVLFDVRGIMVALRDEESKFIYGIKV encoded by the coding sequence ATGAAGAGTATTTGTGAATTTAACGTAGGAGATTTTATAGAGATACATCATATTGATCTTTTGAAGTATCAAAAAGAGAGGATACTTTCCATGGGATTTACAAAAGGAACCGTCATAGAAGTATTAAGATTTGGTTATAAAAGAGGACTTGTATTATTTGATGTCAGGGGTATAATGGTTGCTCTTAGAGATGAAGAATCTAAATTTATTTATGGAATAAAAGTTTAG
- a CDS encoding M28 family peptidase, giving the protein MKRIYKIFVFIALFLFTFKFNVQASGFGEYAIYYLEQISRIPRVSFSDGEVYTADYLGRLLRDFGYDTIFEEISFPDDTVLNFTQGYYLSHNIIATKKGASDLEVIIGTSYDSEDVNGSTGFEGATGVSVLLEIAERVKDMSFPFTLKFVLFGSGKNGEIGPTHYVSTRSQDELNNIMYFLDITSLGSGKNLYIYGNSGNKGFVRDELLALSKDLKIDLFTPEGNLEEGIPFGVWNDIGDHVAFKYSNVPFGKIEATSLESLDEMYGLPDDPTGEGVGIIEGSSNDNYDYVMNNFIDNVEKNLSNSVELVFNYLVREDRSIKIITQLSEENIDKISQIKYELYSGNKKLKEISLDETLITEFKDLDEGNYTVKVVCPKEIEFLKDIEEFDFNFEGDLNGKFVFVNDEIVTYTYRKEFTDNYNSVREDIKNSKFEIRAKKLLFDYSSGVMGDYEEEDDSKNEMLIKTLAIVLIVLIACYVLLKIILSKINKND; this is encoded by the coding sequence TTGAAGAGAATATATAAGATATTTGTTTTTATTGCTTTGTTTTTATTTACTTTTAAATTTAATGTACAAGCTAGTGGATTTGGAGAATATGCCATTTATTATTTAGAACAGATATCTAGGATACCTAGGGTTTCCTTTAGTGACGGAGAGGTTTATACGGCAGATTATTTAGGAAGACTATTGAGAGATTTTGGATATGATACCATATTTGAGGAGATTTCTTTTCCAGATGATACGGTTTTGAATTTTACTCAGGGCTATTATTTATCTCACAATATTATTGCAACTAAAAAAGGGGCAAGTGATTTGGAAGTTATAATTGGTACCTCTTATGACTCTGAAGATGTTAATGGATCAACAGGATTTGAGGGAGCAACTGGTGTATCTGTCTTATTAGAGATTGCTGAGAGAGTTAAGGATATGAGTTTCCCATTTACTTTGAAATTTGTGTTGTTTGGTAGTGGAAAAAATGGAGAGATAGGACCAACACATTATGTTTCAACTAGATCTCAAGATGAATTGAATAATATAATGTATTTTTTAGATATAACATCTCTTGGTAGTGGTAAAAATTTATATATTTATGGTAATAGTGGGAATAAGGGATTTGTTAGGGATGAATTATTAGCATTATCTAAAGATTTGAAAATTGATCTTTTTACACCTGAGGGAAATTTGGAAGAAGGTATTCCATTTGGAGTTTGGAATGATATAGGTGATCATGTTGCATTTAAATATAGTAATGTTCCATTTGGTAAAATTGAAGCTACTTCCCTTGAAAGTTTGGATGAGATGTATGGGTTGCCCGATGATCCTACTGGAGAAGGTGTTGGAATTATCGAGGGAAGCAGTAATGATAATTATGATTATGTGATGAATAATTTCATTGATAATGTTGAGAAAAATTTATCTAATTCTGTAGAACTTGTGTTTAATTATTTGGTTAGAGAAGATAGAAGTATAAAAATAATTACTCAGTTATCAGAAGAGAATATTGATAAGATATCTCAGATAAAATATGAACTTTATAGTGGAAATAAAAAGTTGAAAGAGATTTCATTAGATGAAACTTTAATAACTGAATTTAAAGATTTGGATGAAGGAAATTATACTGTTAAGGTTGTTTGTCCAAAGGAAATTGAATTTTTGAAAGATATAGAGGAATTTGATTTTAATTTTGAAGGTGATTTAAATGGTAAATTTGTTTTTGTAAATGATGAGATTGTAACTTACACTTATAGGAAAGAATTTACTGATAATTATAATTCAGTGAGAGAAGATATTAAGAATAGTAAGTTTGAGATTAGAGCTAAAAAGCTTCTATTTGATTATTCCTCTGGAGTTATGGGTGATTATGAGGAAGAAGACGATAGTAAAAATGAAATGTTAATAAAAACTCTAGCTATAGTTTTGATTGTATTAATTGCATGTTATGTGCTTCTTAAAATTATTTTATCTAAAATTAATAAAAATGATTAA
- the pepF gene encoding oligoendopeptidase F, whose protein sequence is MNVKYFENRDIIEEKYTWNLEKIYKDVQEFEKEFKEIKEFSRKIEDYKGKLNNKVEVLNLFNDLEKILRVVMKLMNYAHMKKDQDGSVTLYQGIYTRVEQLYYEFLSMSSFVDTELISQNDEFLKSLIEDDDLKDIRFRIQNLIRGKKHILSEEAEKVLSMFGSSIDAPDNIVSVFKNVDLKFPNVIDDNGKEVQLNEGNYGVFLTSYNREVRRNAYEKLFSTYRNYKNTLATCLSTSITNDVLYSKAKRFNSTLEGNLFSNNVDKSVYLNAIEVMHENFNKIHRYIDLKKCMLGLNELRSYDLYVPLFKNPIKDIPYEEALEISLNALKPLGMNYLEIFKEAIENRWIDVYINKGKRSGAYSSGSYDTDPYILLNYSNSFNDVSTLVHEMGHSIHSYYSNRTQTFFNSRYPIFLAEIASTCNEHLLNRYMQDNSTGDEYLYFINKEIENIRTTVFRQMLFAEFELIVHEEVEKGGSLTSDNFCEIWRELNKKYYGDNLVLDDCIIYEWSRIPHFYSCFYVYQYATGYAASFSFSQDILKNGKNAVENYINNFLKKGGSNYPIEILKSSGVDMTTKKPMENVLSRFSQLLDILEKNI, encoded by the coding sequence ATGAATGTAAAGTATTTTGAAAATAGAGATATTATAGAAGAGAAATATACTTGGAATTTAGAGAAAATTTATAAAGATGTACAAGAATTTGAAAAAGAATTTAAGGAGATTAAAGAGTTTTCCAGAAAAATTGAGGATTATAAAGGTAAGCTTAATAATAAAGTAGAGGTATTAAATCTATTTAATGATCTTGAAAAAATATTAAGAGTAGTAATGAAACTTATGAATTATGCTCATATGAAAAAAGATCAAGATGGATCTGTTACCTTATATCAGGGTATATATACAAGGGTTGAGCAACTTTATTATGAATTTTTATCTATGAGTAGTTTTGTAGATACAGAACTTATTTCACAAAATGATGAATTTTTAAAGTCTCTTATAGAAGATGATGATCTTAAGGATATTAGATTTAGAATACAAAACTTGATAAGAGGAAAGAAACATATTTTATCTGAAGAAGCAGAAAAAGTGTTGAGTATGTTTGGGTCATCTATCGATGCTCCAGATAATATAGTATCTGTATTTAAAAATGTAGATTTGAAGTTCCCAAATGTAATTGACGATAATGGTAAGGAAGTTCAGCTAAATGAAGGAAATTATGGAGTTTTTTTAACATCATATAATAGAGAAGTAAGAAGAAATGCATATGAAAAATTATTTTCCACATATAGGAATTACAAAAATACTTTAGCAACTTGTTTATCTACATCAATTACAAATGATGTTTTGTATTCTAAAGCAAAGAGATTCAATTCTACACTTGAGGGAAATTTATTTAGTAATAATGTGGATAAGTCTGTTTATTTAAATGCAATTGAAGTTATGCATGAAAATTTTAATAAGATTCATAGATATATAGATTTAAAGAAGTGTATGTTGGGATTAAATGAACTGAGAAGTTATGATTTATATGTACCTTTGTTTAAAAATCCAATTAAAGACATTCCGTATGAGGAAGCTCTAGAGATATCTTTAAATGCGCTTAAACCACTTGGTATGAATTATTTGGAGATATTTAAGGAGGCAATAGAAAACAGATGGATAGACGTTTATATAAATAAAGGTAAGAGAAGTGGGGCGTATTCATCAGGAAGTTATGATACTGATCCATATATACTTTTAAACTATTCAAATTCATTTAATGATGTATCAACTTTAGTTCATGAAATGGGACACTCAATTCATTCTTATTATTCAAATAGGACTCAGACGTTTTTTAACTCTAGATATCCAATATTTTTGGCAGAGATTGCATCGACTTGCAATGAACATTTATTAAATAGATATATGCAGGACAATTCAACTGGAGATGAGTATTTATACTTTATAAATAAGGAAATTGAAAATATTAGGACTACTGTATTTAGACAAATGCTATTTGCAGAGTTTGAGCTTATTGTACATGAGGAGGTTGAAAAGGGTGGATCATTAACTAGTGATAATTTCTGTGAAATATGGAGAGAATTAAATAAGAAATATTATGGAGATAATTTGGTATTGGACGATTGTATAATTTACGAATGGAGCAGGATACCACATTTTTATTCTTGTTTTTATGTATATCAATATGCAACAGGTTATGCAGCTAGTTTTTCATTTTCTCAAGACATATTAAAAAATGGTAAGAATGCTGTTGAAAATTATATCAATAATTTTTTAAAGAAGGGTGGATCTAACTATCCAATAGAGATATTGAAATCTTCTGGAGTAGATATGACGACTAAAAAACCAATGGAAAATGTGTTAAGTAGATTTTCGCAGCTTTTAGATATTTTAGAGAAAAATATATAA